One Sanguibacter sp. HDW7 DNA window includes the following coding sequences:
- a CDS encoding class II fumarate hydratase, producing MTDNAVGAAPNSAQDADFRIEHDTMGEVRVPAAALYRAQTQRAVENFPISGSALERGHIEALARIKKAAARANAELGVLPQDVADAIVAAADEVATGAHDAHFPVDVYQTGSGTSSNMNTNEVLATLATRHLGREVHPNDHVNASQSSNDVFPTSAHVAATAGVVLDLVPALTHLADVLGAKAAEFADVVKSGRTHLMDATPVTLGQEFGGYAAAIRYGVERLEAALPRAAEVPLGGTAVGTGINTPAGFPQRVIALLVEDTGLPLTEARDHFEAQSARDGLVELSGALRTIAVSLTKICNDIRWMGSGPNTGLGEIFIPDLQPGSSIMPGKVNPVVPEAVLMVAARVIGNDATVAWAGASGSFELNVQIPVIASAILESIRLLASSSRVLADRTVAGITANVERARALAESSPSIVTPLNRVIGYEAAAKVAKHAVKAGVTVRQAVVDLGFVERGEVTEAQLDEALDVMSMTRPPQA from the coding sequence ATGACTGACAACGCCGTCGGCGCCGCGCCGAACTCTGCCCAGGACGCCGACTTCCGCATCGAGCACGACACGATGGGCGAGGTCCGGGTCCCCGCCGCCGCCCTCTACCGGGCGCAGACGCAGCGCGCCGTCGAGAACTTCCCGATCTCCGGCTCCGCGCTCGAGCGCGGCCACATCGAGGCCCTCGCGCGCATCAAGAAGGCCGCGGCCCGCGCGAACGCCGAGCTCGGCGTGCTTCCCCAGGACGTCGCGGACGCGATCGTCGCAGCGGCCGACGAGGTCGCGACGGGTGCGCACGACGCCCACTTCCCGGTCGACGTCTACCAGACCGGCTCGGGCACGTCGTCGAACATGAACACGAACGAGGTCCTCGCGACGCTCGCGACCCGCCACCTCGGCCGCGAGGTGCACCCGAACGACCACGTCAACGCGTCGCAGTCGTCGAACGACGTCTTCCCGACGTCGGCGCACGTCGCCGCGACCGCGGGCGTCGTCCTCGACCTCGTCCCCGCGCTCACGCACCTTGCGGACGTCCTCGGCGCGAAGGCTGCCGAGTTCGCGGACGTCGTGAAGTCCGGCCGCACGCACCTCATGGACGCGACGCCCGTGACGCTCGGCCAGGAGTTCGGCGGCTACGCGGCCGCGATCCGCTACGGCGTCGAGCGCCTTGAGGCGGCCCTCCCCCGCGCAGCGGAGGTCCCCCTCGGCGGCACGGCCGTCGGCACGGGCATCAACACGCCCGCGGGCTTCCCGCAGCGCGTCATCGCGCTCCTCGTCGAGGACACGGGCCTGCCGCTCACCGAGGCGCGCGACCACTTCGAGGCGCAGTCTGCCCGCGACGGCCTCGTCGAGCTCTCGGGCGCGCTGCGCACGATCGCGGTCTCCCTCACGAAGATCTGCAACGACATCCGCTGGATGGGCTCGGGCCCCAACACGGGCCTCGGCGAGATCTTCATCCCCGACCTGCAGCCCGGCTCGTCGATCATGCCGGGCAAGGTCAACCCCGTCGTGCCGGAGGCCGTGCTCATGGTGGCCGCGCGCGTCATCGGCAACGACGCGACGGTCGCCTGGGCCGGTGCGTCGGGCTCGTTCGAGCTCAACGTGCAGATCCCCGTCATCGCGTCGGCGATCCTCGAGTCGATCCGCCTGCTCGCGAGCTCGTCGCGCGTCCTCGCGGACCGCACTGTCGCGGGCATCACGGCGAACGTCGAGCGGGCGCGCGCGCTCGCCGAGTCGTCGCCGTCGATCGTCACGCCGCTCAACCGCGTCATCGGCTACGAGGCCGCGGCAAAGGTCGCCAAGCACGCCGTCAAGGCGGGCGTCACGGTCCGTCAGGCCGTCGTCGACCTCGGCTTCGTCGAGCGTGGCGAGGTCACCGAGGCGCAGCTCGACGAGGCGCTCGACGTCATGAGCATGACCCGTCCGCCGCAGGCCTGA
- a CDS encoding carbonic anhydrase: MTTNPVPQPVDSPAAAWAALKAGNARFVSDAMLHPSQGAARRAELAVAQNPFTVIFGCSDSRVAAEIIFDQGLGDAFVVRTAGHVLDTTVIGSIEYGIGILDAQLIVVLAHDSCGAIAAAAHTLATGEQTDGFVRAVVDRVIPSIVGATGEGVDILDPDTLRRQHVRHTVDQLYGYSAAIKAEVDAGTVAIVGVEYTLADGRATLLSVKGDVGEEPVAH, translated from the coding sequence ATGACGACGAACCCTGTGCCCCAGCCCGTCGACTCGCCCGCCGCCGCGTGGGCCGCCCTCAAGGCGGGCAACGCCCGCTTCGTGTCGGACGCGATGCTCCATCCGTCCCAGGGCGCCGCCCGACGCGCGGAGCTCGCCGTCGCGCAGAACCCGTTCACGGTGATCTTCGGCTGCTCCGACTCCCGTGTCGCTGCCGAGATCATCTTCGACCAGGGCCTGGGCGACGCGTTCGTCGTCCGCACCGCGGGCCACGTGCTCGACACGACCGTCATCGGCTCGATCGAGTACGGCATCGGCATCCTCGACGCCCAGCTCATCGTCGTGCTCGCGCACGACTCGTGCGGCGCGATCGCCGCCGCCGCGCACACCCTCGCGACGGGCGAGCAGACCGACGGCTTCGTCCGCGCGGTCGTCGACCGGGTCATCCCCTCGATCGTCGGCGCGACCGGCGAGGGCGTCGACATCCTCGACCCCGACACGCTGCGCCGCCAGCACGTCCGTCACACGGTCGACCAGCTCTACGGCTACTCGGCCGCCATCAAGGCCGAGGTCGACGCGGGCACCGTCGCGATCGTCGGCGTCGAGTACACGCTTGCCGACGGCCGGGCGACGCTCCTCTCGGTCAAGGGCGACGTCGGCGAGGAGCCGGTCGCGCACTGA
- a CDS encoding carbohydrate kinase, giving the protein MSPHGPARSSTTGRALVVGEALIDVVRRRDGTVDERPGGSPANVALTLGRLARQVDLLTWIGEDAYGAMVRRWLEGSRVDLHPGSTGAPETSLAIATLDHRGIASYDFELEWRLPSSVDVDPSTLVVHTGSLATALAPGADMVADLLAVQRRSSTITYDPNVRPAVLGHPLTAAPAVERFLMLADVVKVSRTGLAWLYPHRAPEVSAALWHKRSGAVVVLSQGAEGASAWASTGRVDVPATPVEVADTVGAGDAFMGTLLDGLWAHDLLGAARRAELRAIPTDVLTEVLTRAVRAAAITASRTGANPPRLTELDGEV; this is encoded by the coding sequence GTGAGCCCCCACGGTCCTGCGCGGTCGTCGACGACCGGACGTGCGCTCGTCGTCGGCGAGGCGCTCATCGACGTCGTCCGTCGCCGTGACGGCACCGTCGACGAGCGCCCGGGTGGCAGCCCTGCGAACGTCGCGCTGACGCTCGGTCGGCTCGCGCGCCAGGTCGACCTGCTCACGTGGATCGGCGAGGACGCGTACGGCGCGATGGTCCGCCGCTGGCTCGAGGGGTCGCGCGTCGACCTCCACCCGGGGTCGACGGGTGCGCCCGAGACCTCGCTCGCGATCGCGACCCTCGACCATCGAGGCATCGCGAGCTACGACTTCGAGCTCGAGTGGCGGCTGCCGTCGTCGGTCGACGTCGACCCGTCCACGCTCGTCGTCCACACCGGCTCGCTCGCGACCGCGCTCGCTCCCGGCGCGGACATGGTCGCGGACCTTCTCGCGGTGCAGCGGCGGTCGTCGACGATCACGTACGACCCCAACGTGCGGCCGGCCGTCCTCGGCCATCCGCTCACCGCCGCGCCCGCCGTCGAGCGGTTCCTCATGCTCGCGGACGTCGTCAAGGTCTCCCGCACGGGTCTCGCGTGGCTCTACCCGCATCGCGCCCCGGAGGTCTCGGCCGCGCTGTGGCACAAGCGGTCGGGTGCCGTCGTCGTCCTCTCGCAGGGCGCGGAGGGCGCGAGCGCGTGGGCGTCGACGGGCCGCGTCGACGTCCCCGCGACCCCCGTCGAGGTCGCTGACACGGTCGGCGCGGGCGACGCGTTCATGGGAACGCTGCTCGACGGCCTGTGGGCGCACGACCTGCTCGGTGCGGCGCGGCGTGCGGAGCTGCGCGCGATCCCCACGGACGTGCTCACGGAGGTCCTCACGCGCGCCGTGCGCGCGGCCGCCATCACGGCGTCCCGCACAGGTGCGAACCCGCCACGACTCACGGAGCTCGACGGCGAGGTCTGA
- the cysM gene encoding cysteine synthase CysM, with protein sequence MTGPDYPTLEDTVGRTPLVRLQRLAEDAATGTVVLAKLEGTNPAGSVKDRPALNMIQRAEERGTIRTGDTLIEATSGNTGIALAMAAAIKGYRMVIVMPGDLSVERIRTMRAYGAELVLTDPALGMEHARDLVAGMAARGEGVVLDQFANPDNPDAHHRTTGPEIWEATRGRVTHLVSSMGTTGTIVGAGRYLKERSPDVQVIGVQPAEGARIAGIRAWPAEYLPAIHDPSVIDEVRTVTQGDAEDTTRALAAREGIFAGVSAGGATAVALRLAREVEDGTIVVVLPDRGDRYLSTGVFPD encoded by the coding sequence ATGACCGGGCCCGACTACCCCACGCTCGAGGACACCGTCGGACGCACCCCGCTCGTGCGCCTGCAGCGCCTCGCCGAGGACGCCGCGACGGGCACCGTCGTCCTGGCCAAGCTCGAGGGCACCAACCCCGCAGGCTCCGTCAAGGACCGCCCCGCGCTCAACATGATCCAGCGCGCCGAGGAGCGAGGCACGATCCGCACCGGCGACACGCTCATCGAGGCGACGAGCGGCAACACCGGCATCGCCCTCGCCATGGCCGCCGCCATCAAGGGCTACCGCATGGTCATCGTCATGCCCGGCGACCTCTCCGTCGAGCGCATCCGCACCATGCGCGCGTACGGTGCCGAGCTCGTCCTCACCGACCCCGCGCTCGGCATGGAGCACGCCCGCGACCTCGTCGCCGGCATGGCCGCGCGCGGCGAGGGCGTCGTCCTCGACCAGTTCGCCAACCCCGACAACCCCGACGCCCACCACCGCACGACGGGCCCAGAGATCTGGGAGGCCACGCGCGGACGCGTCACCCACCTCGTCTCGTCCATGGGAACCACCGGCACGATCGTCGGCGCGGGCCGCTACCTCAAGGAGCGCAGCCCGGACGTGCAGGTCATCGGCGTCCAGCCCGCCGAGGGTGCGCGCATCGCCGGTATCCGCGCCTGGCCAGCCGAGTACCTGCCCGCGATCCACGACCCCTCCGTCATCGACGAGGTCCGCACGGTCACGCAGGGCGACGCCGAGGACACGACGCGTGCGCTCGCCGCCCGCGAGGGCATCTTCGCGGGGGTCTCCGCTGGTGGTGCGACCGCCGTCGCGCTGCGGCTCGCGCGCGAGGTCGAGGACGGCACGATCGTCGTCGTCCTGCCCGACCGCGGCGACCGCTACCTCTCGACCGGGGTGTTCCCCGACTGA
- the xseA gene encoding exodeoxyribonuclease VII large subunit — MTSDEQSPAGRAPLPARALDTTAENPWPVRLLSQKIADYMARMSPTWVEGQVVQLNRRPGASMAFLTLRDTDADVSLPVAMYANVLAKQQVPLTEGAHVVVHATPTFWKGRGSFQMQADEIRPVGTGELLARIEHLKKVLAAEGLFDESRKRPLPFLPRVVGLVCGRESKAEHDVVVNARARWPQVRFEIREVAVQGKDAVHQVSAAIAELDAMDDVEVVVVARGGGAVEDLLPFSNEALVRAAAACRTPLVSAIGHETDAPLLDLVADYRASTPTDAAKRIVPDVAEERLRLRQSRQRATLAVRALLDREERGLEQVRSRPALARPTSMVDAREADVARARERGRTAFGTALLRGGAEVATLRAQVRALSPAAVLERGYAVVQLADGSVLREPGQVTAGDALRVRLADGEVAAEAR; from the coding sequence GTGACCTCCGACGAGCAGAGCCCGGCCGGGCGCGCCCCGCTTCCCGCGCGAGCCCTCGACACGACCGCCGAGAACCCCTGGCCCGTCCGCCTGCTCTCGCAGAAGATCGCCGACTACATGGCCAGGATGAGCCCCACCTGGGTCGAGGGGCAGGTCGTCCAGCTCAACCGCCGGCCCGGCGCATCGATGGCCTTCCTCACGCTGCGTGACACCGACGCCGACGTCTCGCTGCCCGTCGCGATGTACGCGAACGTCCTCGCCAAGCAGCAGGTGCCGCTCACCGAGGGCGCGCACGTCGTCGTCCACGCGACCCCGACGTTCTGGAAGGGCCGCGGCTCGTTCCAGATGCAGGCCGACGAGATCCGCCCCGTCGGCACGGGCGAGCTGCTCGCCCGCATCGAGCACCTCAAGAAGGTCCTCGCGGCCGAGGGCCTCTTCGACGAGAGCCGCAAGCGTCCGCTGCCGTTCCTGCCGCGGGTCGTCGGGCTCGTGTGCGGGCGGGAGTCGAAGGCCGAGCACGACGTCGTCGTCAACGCGCGCGCCCGCTGGCCTCAGGTGCGCTTCGAGATCCGCGAGGTCGCGGTGCAGGGCAAGGACGCGGTGCACCAGGTGAGCGCCGCGATCGCCGAGCTTGACGCGATGGACGACGTCGAGGTCGTCGTCGTCGCGCGCGGTGGCGGCGCGGTCGAGGACCTCCTGCCGTTCTCCAACGAGGCGCTCGTGCGGGCCGCGGCCGCGTGCCGCACGCCGCTCGTCTCCGCGATCGGCCACGAGACCGACGCGCCGCTGCTCGACCTCGTCGCCGACTACCGCGCGTCGACGCCGACGGACGCGGCCAAGCGCATCGTGCCCGACGTCGCCGAGGAACGGCTGCGGCTCCGACAGTCGCGTCAGCGCGCGACGCTCGCGGTACGCGCGCTGCTCGACCGCGAGGAGCGCGGGCTCGAGCAGGTGCGCTCACGCCCCGCGCTGGCCCGGCCGACGTCGATGGTCGACGCACGCGAGGCCGATGTCGCCCGGGCCCGCGAGCGCGGCCGCACCGCGTTCGGCACGGCGCTGCTGCGCGGCGGCGCGGAGGTAGCGACCCTGCGCGCGCAGGTGCGGGCGCTCTCCCCCGCCGCCGTGCTCGAGCGCGGGTACGCGGTCGTCCAGCTCGCCGACGGCTCCGTGCTGCGCGAGCCCGGCCAGGTGACGGCGGGCGACGCGCTGCGCGTGCGCCTCGCGGACGGCGAGGTCGCGGCCGAGGCTCGCTGA
- a CDS encoding FUSC family protein: MPPVPGRIAHARAALDHRQLRGALRLQPARARRVHLAAGLQAGLGALLALGLTHLSPWPTLAGFAALGAMTTLYGRFDPLRARLRVLGVVGLLMVGAIAVTSVAVLCSSGLAVPLVVPLVVVGIVAGASTAVMVYLGIGAPGATIVVFGAGASLGPVGSLADVGQRTLAGISGALLAVVLVVVTDRLRPRVLVPPAPPGAPLPDVPDGRAIVATGVRVLVGATAAGLVAFAAGAQHAAWAAIGAAAVLQGTHLQLHVDRALQRALGTAGGALVAAGLLSLGLDFWPTVVVVAVLQVVTEVTIGRSYALGQLTVTPMALLVSELAAPSGGAGLPLERVADTLLGVVLGILATVILSTRAQRAQHHP; encoded by the coding sequence GTGCCGCCGGTCCCCGGCCGGATCGCGCACGCACGGGCCGCGCTCGACCACCGACAGCTGCGTGGGGCGCTGCGGCTCCAGCCGGCGCGCGCACGCCGGGTCCACCTCGCCGCCGGGCTCCAGGCAGGCCTCGGGGCGCTCCTCGCACTCGGCCTCACGCACCTCTCGCCGTGGCCGACGCTCGCCGGGTTCGCGGCGCTCGGCGCGATGACGACCCTCTACGGACGTTTCGACCCGCTGCGGGCGCGTCTTCGCGTACTCGGGGTCGTCGGTCTGCTCATGGTCGGGGCGATCGCCGTGACGAGCGTCGCGGTGCTCTGCTCGTCCGGGCTCGCGGTCCCGCTCGTCGTCCCGCTCGTCGTCGTCGGGATCGTCGCCGGAGCGTCGACCGCCGTCATGGTGTACCTCGGCATCGGCGCGCCCGGCGCGACGATCGTCGTGTTCGGCGCCGGTGCGAGCCTCGGCCCCGTCGGGAGCCTCGCCGACGTCGGCCAGCGCACCCTCGCCGGGATCTCGGGGGCGCTGCTCGCGGTCGTCCTCGTCGTCGTGACCGATCGGCTGCGGCCTCGCGTCCTGGTCCCCCCGGCGCCCCCGGGAGCGCCGCTCCCGGACGTCCCCGACGGCCGCGCGATCGTGGCGACGGGCGTGCGCGTCCTCGTCGGCGCGACCGCGGCGGGACTCGTCGCGTTCGCGGCCGGCGCCCAGCACGCGGCCTGGGCCGCGATCGGCGCCGCCGCCGTCCTCCAGGGCACGCACCTGCAGCTCCACGTCGACCGCGCCCTGCAGCGCGCGCTCGGCACGGCGGGCGGCGCGCTCGTCGCGGCGGGGCTCCTGTCGCTCGGCCTCGACTTCTGGCCCACGGTCGTCGTCGTCGCGGTCCTCCAGGTCGTCACAGAGGTGACGATCGGACGCAGCTACGCGCTCGGCCAGCTCACCGTCACCCCGATGGCGCTGCTCGTCAGCGAGCTCGCGGCGCCGTCGGGCGGCGCGGGCCTCCCCCTCGAGCGGGTCGCCGACACCCTGCTGGGCGTCGTGCTCGGGATCCTCGCGACGGTGATCCTCAGCACCCGCGCCCAGCGCGCGCAGCACCACCCCTGA
- a CDS encoding serine hydrolase codes for MSEHEHVATGWDEVAQALREMAARDRFSGVVVVEGPDGPWLRLALGTADHAAGRPVTFADRFGTASVSKMLTAAAVLDASVAGLLDLDDLVTDLLPAARRPRTLDPRVTVRHLLTHTSGIGDYAEEDDTLDGYVPDYAALWRTTPSVTMERPDDFLPLYADLPAVAEPGEGFHYCNSGYVLLAALLEEVTGDRFTDRVTERVLRPTGMTSSGYLRLDEAHPDVATGYLPRRRDASWRSNVLSVPVVGGGDGGCLLTADDATRFARALGDGTLLGGEVARLMRTVGPRIDVDASMGHGVYVLEDGALGHDGGDPGVEAYVRYDVPTDATVVILCNGEGMLDGAWRAVRAALRG; via the coding sequence ATGAGCGAGCACGAGCACGTGGCAACCGGGTGGGACGAGGTGGCGCAGGCGCTGCGCGAGATGGCTGCCCGCGACAGGTTCTCCGGGGTCGTCGTCGTCGAGGGACCCGACGGACCCTGGCTGCGCCTCGCCCTCGGAACCGCCGACCATGCCGCGGGGCGGCCCGTGACGTTCGCCGACCGATTCGGCACCGCGAGCGTCTCGAAGATGCTCACGGCCGCCGCCGTGCTCGACGCGTCCGTCGCCGGCCTGCTCGACCTCGACGACCTCGTCACGGACCTCCTGCCCGCCGCGCGTCGTCCCCGCACGCTCGACCCGCGCGTCACCGTCCGTCACCTGCTCACGCACACCTCGGGCATCGGCGACTACGCCGAGGAGGACGACACGCTGGACGGCTACGTCCCCGACTACGCGGCGCTGTGGCGCACGACCCCGTCCGTGACGATGGAACGGCCCGACGACTTCCTGCCGCTCTACGCCGACCTGCCGGCCGTCGCCGAGCCCGGCGAGGGGTTCCACTACTGCAACAGCGGCTACGTGCTGCTCGCCGCACTGCTCGAGGAGGTCACCGGTGACAGGTTCACCGACCGCGTGACCGAGCGCGTCCTGCGGCCCACGGGCATGACGTCGAGCGGCTACCTGCGGCTCGACGAGGCGCACCCCGACGTCGCGACCGGCTACCTGCCCCGCCGCCGCGACGCGTCGTGGCGCTCGAACGTCCTGTCCGTGCCTGTCGTCGGCGGGGGTGACGGCGGCTGCTTGCTCACTGCCGACGACGCGACACGATTCGCCCGCGCCCTCGGCGACGGCACGCTCCTCGGCGGTGAGGTCGCACGGCTCATGCGTACGGTGGGCCCGCGCATCGACGTCGACGCCTCGATGGGCCACGGCGTCTACGTCCTCGAGGACGGCGCGCTCGGGCACGACGGCGGCGACCCGGGTGTCGAGGCGTACGTGCGCTACGACGTGCCGACGGACGCGACCGTCGTCATCCTCTGCAACGGCGAGGGCATGCTCGACGGCGCGTGGCGGGCGGTGCGGGCGGCGCTGCGCGGATAG
- a CDS encoding exodeoxyribonuclease VII small subunit — MPETPLPDVADLSYEQARDELVQVVARLEAGGETLEGSLALWERGEALAARCQEWLDGARERLDAATRAGRENAGDEA; from the coding sequence GTGCCCGAGACCCCGCTTCCCGACGTCGCCGACCTCTCCTACGAGCAGGCCCGCGACGAGCTCGTCCAGGTCGTCGCCCGCCTCGAGGCCGGCGGCGAGACCCTCGAGGGGAGCCTCGCGCTCTGGGAGCGTGGCGAGGCCCTCGCCGCGCGTTGCCAGGAGTGGCTCGACGGCGCCCGCGAGCGTCTCGACGCCGCGACCCGTGCGGGCCGCGAGAACGCCGGTGACGAGGCGTGA
- a CDS encoding 4-hydroxy-3-methylbut-2-enyl diphosphate reductase, giving the protein MTTSTASPAPATDAPTTGRVLLAAPRGYCAGVDRAVVAVEKALEHYGAPIYVRKEIVHNKYVVETLADRGAIFVDDTDEVPEGARVVFSAHGVSPAVHEAAAARSLETIDATCPLVTKVHKEAVKFASEDYDILLIGHDGHEEVEGTAGEAPEHIQIVNSPDEVDKVVVRDPSKVVWISQTTLSVDETMETVTRLRERFPTLQDPPSDDICYATQNRQVAVKKLAPRCELVIVVGSRNSSNSVRLMEVAKDAGANDAHLIDYAKEIDPAWLEGVTTVGVTSGASVPEILVEDVLRFLAERGYGEVEEVRTATEDLMFSLPRELRGALKAAGQGSGRPEREGRRALKVDAV; this is encoded by the coding sequence GTGACCACCTCCACTGCCTCGCCGGCCCCCGCGACCGACGCCCCGACGACCGGACGGGTCCTTCTCGCAGCGCCCCGCGGCTACTGCGCGGGCGTCGACCGCGCGGTCGTCGCCGTCGAGAAGGCCCTCGAGCACTACGGTGCTCCGATCTACGTGCGCAAGGAGATCGTGCACAACAAGTACGTCGTCGAGACCCTTGCCGACCGTGGCGCGATCTTCGTCGACGACACCGACGAGGTGCCCGAGGGCGCGCGCGTCGTGTTCTCGGCGCACGGCGTGTCCCCGGCGGTCCACGAGGCTGCTGCGGCGCGCTCGCTCGAGACGATCGACGCGACGTGCCCGCTCGTCACGAAGGTCCACAAGGAGGCTGTGAAGTTCGCGTCCGAGGACTACGACATCCTCCTCATCGGGCACGACGGCCACGAGGAGGTCGAGGGCACGGCGGGCGAGGCCCCCGAGCACATCCAGATCGTCAACTCGCCCGACGAGGTCGACAAGGTCGTCGTGCGCGACCCGAGCAAGGTCGTGTGGATCTCGCAGACGACGCTCTCGGTCGACGAGACGATGGAGACCGTGACGCGCCTGCGCGAGCGGTTCCCGACGCTCCAGGACCCGCCGAGCGACGACATCTGCTACGCGACGCAGAACCGTCAGGTGGCCGTGAAGAAGCTCGCGCCGCGCTGCGAGCTCGTCATCGTCGTGGGCTCGCGCAACTCGTCGAACTCGGTGCGCCTCATGGAGGTCGCCAAGGACGCGGGCGCGAACGACGCGCACCTCATCGACTACGCCAAGGAGATCGACCCGGCGTGGCTCGAGGGCGTGACGACGGTCGGCGTGACCTCGGGCGCGTCGGTGCCCGAGATCCTCGTCGAGGACGTCCTGCGCTTCCTCGCGGAGCGTGGCTACGGCGAGGTCGAGGAGGTCCGCACGGCGACGGAGGACCTCATGTTCTCGCTGCCGCGCGAGCTGCGTGGTGCGCTCAAGGCTGCAGGCCAGGGATCGGGTCGCCCGGAGCGTGAGGGGCGTCGCGCGCTCAAGGTCGACGCCGTCTGA